The Aspergillus nidulans FGSC A4 chromosome VIII genome contains the following window.
TGGCGATACAACTCATCGAGTTTCTTGGCCCGCTTCTCGCTAACAACTAAAGAAGACTCTAGGTCCTTTTCCAGCGCAGAGGTTCGGTTGTTGAGCTCCTCCGACAATGCTTCGAATGCCAACTCAAGATTTCGCATGCGGGTCATTACGGCCGCAGTGGTGACACCATCGTCCTCGAGAGGGCCATGGATTGCAGCCGTGTCTGTCTGTAAACGCATTGGTGACGGTCTCAATTCTCGAAGCTCCTGACCTATTAGCTCGAGCTCGTCCCTCAAGCCGGATTGCTCGACATATTGCGTCTTCTTTTCTGTTTGAAGGCGATCGCGGAGCTTCATACCCACATTAGTCGCATAAAAAAAGCGGATCAGGAAGACTTACCTTCTGGGGGCTTTGCAACCGCAATCTCTGTGACTTAGTCAGGGAAGACGACAGTGGGCGCTTTGTCTCCGACCCATTAATTTGCGCCACCCGCTCCTTCAGTGCAGGTGTTCTAGTCATCCCAGGCCTGCGTTTTGGCTCTGAACTGGGGGAGACGGATTCTTCGATCTTGTTCATGGCAGATCTCTCGGATGGGGTATATTTAGGGTCGACATTCTCTTTCCGACTTGGAGTGACTGGGCGGACAGGTGACCGCCGATTCGGCGAGCCCAGTCTTGGAGGTGGACTACCTTTCAGGGGTGATGTACTACGGACGGTCGATCCCGAGCCATGGCTAGTATTGGGTCGAGCAGACTTTGACGGAGTAACAAGCTCACCCTGGACgttggtggaagaagaaccaggagTTGTGGGACGCGGTGCCTGACTTGGCGACACGTTCGAGACATCTGTGGATGCCGTTCCTGGCCGCAAGTCGGACAGTGAGCTCCTCCGCTTTCGTCGAACTCTTACTACGCCACTTCCCGATACCCCTTTCATAGTTGACTGAGGGTCTTCTTGCGCGCTTCCCGGCCGCCGGAGCATTTCTTGCGACGTAGAAGCACCAGAACGATCGCGAGAACCAGGGCGCAGAAGAGAGCTCAAACTTGTGTCGACATCTATTGATTTTGAGCGTACTAGCATCGAGCCCCTTTGTGTCCCTGCTTCAGATTCGTTGGGCCCTTTGTTCTTGCTGAGAGTCCGCAGAATCGAAGCAACCTTGCTCTCGCCGGAGTTTTCTCGATGCATACCAAAGCCGAAGCGCTTACGGAAAGATGATGCATTAGAACCGACAGAGCCCGGCGTTTGCGAGGTCGTTCTGGTGAGCTCGCTGGTCAGTATACCTTCCAGTGTCGAGCCGCCTGAGATGAACTCATCGAAAAGATGGTCAAAGTCATCCACTAATCTGTCCAGCAAAGAAATGTGTTGCATTGGATCGCCTTCAACCGTCAAGACCTCTGCAAACGCAGCTGTCAAAGCGCCACGATCACCGTCACTACCAGACGCATCCAGAAGGTCGGCGAGCAGGCGAATAAGCGAAGCGAGAGCACGGCGGTTCTGAGGACTCATATCCGCAAGGAATTTCCGAAAGCATTCCTCGAATTCACGGGGATACATGGTATCAAATTGACTCTGGAGTAATTGTAGGCCCGAAGGGTCAAGTACTGGTCCCATGTGTTCCTTCCACGCATTTTTCATGAACGTCTCAAAGGCCACAAAAAGCGTGTCAACCGCTACTTCTGCCGCCGCCTGAAGCTTGGCAGGGTCTTCCAAAAGCACATTGTATAACTCATTGACCGATGAACGATCCACATTGTCCCTTGTCCGAAGAGTGCGGCCCACAATATTCCCACTGCGGCAGTGCAGCGCAAGGACGTAGGCAGCAAATGTTTGCTCTAACACAGCGAAAGGACTATTCGACACTTTTGACGGGATCGTCCCGACCGCGGACGCCTTGACCGGGGTCTCTTCCTTGCCGGGAAACGATGACGGTAGTGTGTTGGACCGTGCATGTCCGGCGCGAGGAGGGGGCATCTTGGGAAATTCACCCAGTAACGTTGCTGAACCAGGTGCCTTGGAACTTGACGTGCTACTCTCCCTTGAATGACCACCCAGTAGGTTTGCAATCAGCTTTGTCGGTGAAGGAGGGCGGAAACCACGGGTAGTCTTGAATTGCGCTACAAGATGGCCAGCGAGGTATTTGATGATAGCAAAATTGGAGTGAACCAATGATTCTGCCATGTGCCTATTTCTTGTATCGTGTAAAGGTTGGAGGACATTTAACACTTTATCAGTCAGAAATCGCAAGTCCTGCTGAATCCATAGGGGTCTTTACTTACGGCGTTTTGAGAGCACCggaacgaagctatccacCGTCACGATATCCGAGGAAGAGGTACCTACTATCGAGTCGACGTTCACTCGATATTGGCCCTCGGCTACCAGAGACACCGAGATGACTACTTCGAGATCTGAGTCGCTTAGCGCTTTGCTGCACAGCGCTCTTGGTGTGTCAAAGACGACCCTGATCTTTGACGCGGCGGGACGGCTCATCTCTACGCCTTGTTCGTCCTCGAACACGCAGGCTAGAATCCCGAGATTGCCAACAGTACCACTTGGGCTTCGGAGCGACCATTTGCCACTCTCTCTTTCGGTTTCGGAGAATCTTCCCTCTATCTTTGCCTTGATAATCTCTTCGACGATGCGGCCTGCACGACCACCGTACATGGCGACTGGTTCCAGCGCCAGTAGGTCCACAGTGGTATTCTGAGTAGGCTTCGATGTCACTGAAGCAGGGGCAAGGAAAAGAATCCGGCCGCATGTTGATTGCATACAACGTACCGTATGAAGGTCATATACTTGCACCACTCGAATCTCTGCGGAAGACGCAAGTGGACCAGCAACGCCTGGGGCTGTAGATGACGCGTTATCGAGTTCGGCCATTAACCCACGAGCGGTCATTCTACATTCCGGATTTTTCGAGAGAAGCACGAGGCAATTTTTATATAGGAGCATGATCCCCGAGTCGgcttcaacatcagcaaAGTCCAGATGGTACGGTGATGACAGTTCGTTGAAGTCCACAGCAGTTATTAGACGCCCGGTGGGTAGAATTGTGGAAGGCCATCCATCCACTAACTCTGTCAGTCGTCTGAAGCCTTGATCGTGATTTGTAGAAGATGGATCATCTAGTGAGCAGATGtccttgatgatatctcGTGCTTTCAGTAACGGCCGAACGGCGGGGTGAACCAACGGAAGACTACTTGTCATGGAGTCAATGAGCAGACTGTACCGCGGAAGACGTTGGACAGGCTCCATGAGTAATGAGCGCAGTTTCTGTTCCCCGGTTTCATACACGCGTTTGGAGAAACTAGAATTCTTGTCCCTCATGAACAGGTTCAACGTCTGAGTGAAGGCGTTATGAGCACGCATATAGTCTCCGTAGGGCTGTGAGAACTTGGGAAACCACTCAAGAAGCGCATTGGCAAAAGCAACAGCGCCGATTGCGTCTCGTTCTTCGTCCACTGTTCGTTGCGAGACCGAAGACGACATCTCAGTATCTTCAGTGATATCGGCAATTGCATCCCTTTCCGTTTCCTCCAGGACACTGCGAATGACTTCCAAAAAACCCATGTTGACATCATAAATCTCGTTAAGGCACGGAGGGAACAGAGTAGCCAAATCAGACTCGTTGGGACTGGTACTTGAGGGCCCCTTTCCCTGTGCTCTTGCGCGGAATTCCTCTGCCACCTCGCACACAAGAGAATAAAGCTTGCTCACGTATCTTTCCTCCGTATCCACAACTTCACACATTGTCAAGCGTAGAGACTGCTTCTGACTCTGAGAGAAAAACTTAGATCGACTGACATTGGTTGGTTGCGACGGGGCTCGCTTCAGCCTGGATGTTGGCAAAAACATCGGCGCTCCCAGCGCTCGTATGAGAGGTGAATATGTTCCATAACGAGCGTCTACAGactcttcggcatctgcatGCTCGTCCGGGTCCTGGGTGTCATGATCTGGCGGTTCGGGAGGCTGGATAGTCCCCGCGGGAAGCACCACATCAACATCGACCCACGGAACTTTACGTTCCTGAAACGCGCCCCGGATATCACGCACTACCTCCGTAGTATTCTCCACCTTGACCATGCGATTCGCTAAATCAGCTGCGTGCATTTCATCGAACATCTTGGGGATCTGTCCTTCGGGTTTCCTCGCACGAGCGAGAGCCTGCAAGCACTCCTTTGCTGGATCCGACAACTCAGCGAAGTACTTCAGCATACTGACAGCAAGACCACGACAGACTTCATCGCCCTGTTTATCTCGGGGTAAATAGTTGACGGCCGCATACAGTGGTGCTGCGGGGGAGATCGTGATGCGCGGGTAGCTTTGAAAGCCGGCGGGCGTCAGTATATGCGCCTGGATGCGCGAGCTGCTCACGGTTGCATTTGCGGTAGAGACGGGCCCGTAGAACACGAATACGGACGATAACGAAGGGTCTGAGACATGGTACAGGCTGAGTTGTTCGAGAGGCAGGTCCGAGGGGGCACACGAAGTGGTAGCCATGGCGGGCAAGGAAGGTAGACGGCGCGCGCGACACGTCGAGACCGAGCGGGAAAGAGCGATGGATCGAGTATTAAATTGAGTATTTATAAAAGAGCTGGCTCAGGAAAAGCGAGGGAAGGAACTGAATCGTTGAGCTGGAAGCTCGACTGCTGGAAGGGCCAAGGTACCACCTGGAAGGCAGCCCGAAGGTCAGCTGTGAGGAGagagcgacgaagacgagacaCATCCAAGGTTCGAAAACTAGAAAACTAGAAACATAGGAAATCGATGAGTGACATGATAGAGAAGGGTGGTGTAAATATTATAGCCGATAGGCCtgacgagaaggaaagagtcAACGAGTGAGCGAACGGTCAATGCGACGGAAGCCGAAAGAGAGCCCCTCCATCGAGGCCGACGAGGGTGGCAATTagaatgaggagaatgaggagaagaaacgaaggAGTGTAGAAAAACAGTCACTAGCACACCCTCTTCTctgaaacagaaacagagcAAGATCCTAAAAAGACCCTGAGACcaccagagcagaagaaggcaaGGCGTAGTAGGTTCTTGGGAGCTGGTGATTTGTTGTTGTGGTCGAGATGCAGCTCCAGATGACTTGCGCCCACCCAGCATTGGCTGATGCATTCGGCTTTCCAGTAATACTAGTACGTAGGCAGTCTCCAGACAGAGGACTGGCTTAAGTAGATCTATTGCATTGGCCTACTCGAGATCTAACATAATTTCATCCTGGCGTAATTCCATTCGAGACCAGAAAGCACCCACTTCCAACACGtgtactgctgctgctggtggtcGCCCTTGTCAACAGGATCCGgcgaaaaaaagaaaagaagaccAGCTGCACGGGAGGTAAACTGCAAGTTCCTGGCCATTATTATTATGATTTCGATTATATTGGACTCTGAAGCAAGGAGCTGCACGTCGGAACAGCTCTCGGGTTTGTTTACGGGGTGCGGGTGGGGAACTGAAGCTATCAACacctgaacctgaaccaCACCGCTTAACTATGGATCCCCCAACAGTACTAGTAACAGCATCACGTTCAGCAGAATGCTTGATCCAACATCTCTCGTTGCCAAAACTATGTATATCATTCGCAACTCTTGCAATTATTCTCCTGAATCCACACAGAACCATTAGCGATCATTGTCATGTCCTTGTACTCCAAACGACTGAGCTCTAACATTAGAGTACTCATTATTGGTGTATGTGTTCGGTAATTGCTGAGTAATAGTAACGGCTAAGCCTAACTGGGAAAGAATGCGCTAATCCCAGTCGGGTAAACAGCCCTCTCCGCCTttggagctgctgaattGTGTCCACATCCACATCGGCCTGGGACCATCTATATACTACGCAATCAACAGGGCCATGATTTGAGCTTGTTCCTCTACCGGGCACTCCCATTCTCCGCCGCTCGCTTCTGCCCGCCatgtcttcctcctctctgcCAATTGCCGTTGACCCTGTAGCCTTAGTGACCACAGAATGTATTACGGTCACGTCGGCCATGCGGAAACATGCCCGTTGGGCACACTCGTCCGTTGCGGCCATTCTCGGCAGCAGTACTGTTTCTCGAGTCTATGACCGTGATTtgtctccttcttccagtccGCTCAATGGGGCTACACCTACCCGCTCTAGGTCGAGGCTCTCCGCGGACGATGATCACGCCCTCGCGAATCGGTGGGGTCTGAGGGGGAAGAGAGGCAAGAGTATACAGGATAACCCTCTGATATCCGCCTTCACTCGGTTACGGAATGACCTCAAGGACTGCAAAGATATCAAGACCTTTGACGCCCCAGCGTTATTACACCCGTTCCTCCAGGTCGTTCGCTCCTCTTCGACGTCCGCCGCAATCAcctctcttgctttgctcgccTTGACCAAGTTCTTCTCCTACAAGATCATCGACCGTAACTCTCCGAGGATCTCGATGGCTATGCAGCTGCTATCTGCAGCAATCACCCACTGCCGGTTCGAAGCCAGTGATTCCGCCGCCGATGAGATTGTCTTGTTGAGGATCCTGAAATTGATGGAGGGCATGCTGGCGGGGCCGGAGGGCGAACTCCTGGGAGATGAGAGTGTCTGTGAGATGATGGAAACGGGGCTGAGCATGTGTTGTCAGGTCCGTCTCTCGGAAGTGCTGCGGAGGTCTGCCGAGATAGCCATGGTCAATATGTGCCAGGTCATATTCATGCGCCTGTCCGTGTTGGATGCCACTTCAACAACTGCAGACGACGAGACTTCACCACAGGAACGTCCAGACGACGCCGAACAAACAAACTTGAAAATGGACCCTTCTGTGGACGGAACCACAGTCGCTTCTCAGCACCCCTCGGCTATGGGCTCTGACACCGCGGTCACGGATCGTGATCACGCCAGCTACGATAGTTCGACTGATCAACCACTGAATGGAAACGCAGTCGCTGCCCCACCGAACCCTGAAGATGACCTGGGCGAGGAAGTCAGCCCTTACTCTTTGGCTTCCATCCGAGAGCTGTTCCGCGTGCTCATCGACCTTCTAGACCCAGAAAATCGACAACACACGGACCCCATGCGAGTAATGGCCTTGAGGATAATTGACGTGGCGTTGGAAGTTGCAGGACCTTCGATTGCAAGACATCCGAGCCTAGCATCCTTGGCTCAAAACGACCTTTGCCGTCACCTCTTCCAACTTGTCCGCTCTGAGAACCTGGCTATTCTCACCAGCTCTCTCAGAGTAGCTGGTACGCTGATTTTAACCTGTCGTTCCGTATTGAAACTCCAACAAGAGCTCTATCTCTCCTACCTAGTCGCGTGTCTTCACCCACGGGTAGAAATACCCCGGGAACCGGGCATTGATCCTACCCTTTACGAAGGAGTCCCACAGGCGCCTAAATTGGTGAAGCCCCCTCCCTCGCAGAGTAGCAGCGGGCGGTCAACCCCAGTGCCAGTGAAAGATCGACAGAAGCTGGGACTGGAAGGGGGCTCCAGGAAGCCAGAAACCCGAGAAGCAATGGTAGAGAGCATTGGCGTACTGGCACGTATTCCCAGCTTCATGGTCGAACTATTCGTCAACTACGACTGCGAGGTTGATCGAGCTGATCTATGTGAAGACATGATCGGATTACTGTCCCGGAGTGCATTTCCTGATTCAGCGACATGGAGCACCACTAACGTTCCTCCCCTGTGTCTGGATGCCCTTCTGAGTTATGTTCAATCTATATACGACAGGCTTGATGAGCCACCTGTAACAGAGGGCTTTCCGTCAAATGAACGTCTGCGGAAGCAACGAGACACGAAGCGTATTATTGTACATGCAGCTCAGAAGTTCAACAGCGACGACCCTAAAGGCGCAATTGCTTATTTGACGTCCCATGGTGTCATTGAGAATCCCGACGATCCTGTTCAGGTCGCCAGATTTTTGAGGGGAACCACACGACTGTCAAAGAAAGTTCTTGGAGAATTCATATCGAAACGATCCAACGAGGGCCTTCTCAATGCATTTGtcgatctgcttgatttCTCCGGCAAGTCGGTAGTTGATGGGCTTCGAGATTTACTTGGTGCGTTCCGACTTCCCGGCGAGTCAGCTTTAATTGAGCGGATTGTTACTACATTCAGTGAAAAGTATATCGAGAAGGCCCAGCCTTCTGAGGTTGCTGACAAGGACTCGCTGTTTGTCCTGACTTATGCTATTATTATGCTGAACACCACTCTTTACAATCCTAACATGAAAGCTCAGAGTCGAATGTCTTGTGCCGACTTCTCGAAAAACCTAAGGGGTTTGAATGCAGGCCAGGACTTTGCCCCCGAGTTCTTAGAGAAGATTTATGATTCTATTAAACAAAACGAAATCATACTACCAGACGAACATGATAATAAGCACGCATTCGATTATGCGTGGAGGGAGTTGCTGTCAAAGTCAGCTTCCGCCGGAGAGTTAGTCGTTGGTCAAACCAACGTCTTCGACGCAGACATGTTCGCGGCTACCTGGAAACCTGTAGTCGCCACATTATCTTACGTCTTCATGTCTGCCTCAGATGATGCGGTGTATTCTCGCGTGGTCATGGGATTTGACCAATGTGCTCAAATAGTTGCCCGCTATGGGTTGACAGAGGCGTTCGACCGCATCATTTTTTCCCTTGCCTCCATCAGCACTCTTGCTACCGATAGCCCCCCTAGCACGGCTCTCAATACCGAAGTACAGGCTGGGAAGAAGAGTGTTATGGTCAGCGAACTGGCCGTAAAATTCGGGCGAGATTTCAGGGCGCAATTGGCCACGGTTGTCCTCTTTCGTGTTTTGGCGAATAACGAGAACTCGGTCCAGCAGAGCTGGACCCATatcatccagatccttcGGAACCTATTCATCAACTCCCTTATTCCGCCCTTTGATTCTACTTTGACCGCTGAATTCGACATCCCTCCTATTCCTTTGCAGCCGCCTTCACAGGTTGTGGACCGAGACGGGCGAGGCAATGATACCGGCCTACTATCCGCGTTTACGTCTTACCTTTCTAGCTACGCTGCGGATGATCCTCCAGAACCTTCAGATGAAGAGCTCGATAATACACTTTGCACTGTAGATTGTGTCAGCGCTTGTTCAATCAATGACCTCCTTTCAAATATCAGGTGAGATTCCTAATCCGCACAAAAACCGACTTGGGTACTTACAAGGCTGTTTGGTTAGATCTCTCCCCTTACCAACAGTGACGAGGATCGTAGAATCATTATTGGCTCAGCTGCCTGAAGAAAGTGCACCAGCGGTCATTGTTGTCAAGCCCGAACGGCCACTTCCATCCACGAGAGCGAGTGCCAGACCAGACACTAGTCGGGGCCAATACGAACCCGGGATGATGTACCTTCTGGAATTGGCAGCCATTCTTACGCTTCGCGACCGACAAACGATTGAGAGTCTTGGTGAGGGACTTTTGGCTTCTCTACAAGGTTTCATTCGAGAT
Protein-coding sequences here:
- a CDS encoding protein bud3 (transcript_id=CADANIAT00002636), producing the protein MATTSCAPSDLPLEQLSLYHVSDPSLSSVFVFYGPVSTANATVSSSRIQAHILTPAGFQSYPRITISPAAPLYAAVNYLPRDKQGDEVCRGLAVSMLKYFAELSDPAKECLQALARARKPEGQIPKMFDEMHAADLANRMVKVENTTEVVRDIRGAFQERKVPWVDVDVVLPAGTIQPPEPPDHDTQDPDEHADAEESVDARYGTYSPLIRALGAPMFLPTSRLKRAPSQPTNVSRSKFFSQSQKQSLRLTMCEVVDTEERYVSKLYSLVCEVAEEFRARAQGKGPSSTSPNESDLATLFPPCLNEIYDVNMGFLEVIRSVLEETERDAIADITEDTEMSSSVSQRTVDEERDAIGAVAFANALLEWFPKFSQPYGDYMRAHNAFTQTLNLFMRDKNSSFSKRVYETGEQKLRSLLMEPVQRLPRYSLLIDSMTSSLPLVHPAVRPLLKARDIIKDICSLDDPSSTNHDQGFRRLTELVDGWPSTILPTGRLITAVDFNELSSPYHLDFADVEADSGIMLLYKNCLVLLSKNPECRMTARGLMAELDNASSTAPGVAGPLASSAEIRVVQVYDLHTVRCMQSTCGRILFLAPASVTSKPTQNTTVDLLALEPVAMYGGRAGRIVEEIIKAKIEGRFSETERESGKWSLRSPSGTVGNLGILACVFEDEQGVEMSRPAASKIRVVFDTPRALCSKALSDSDLEVVISVSLVAEGQYRVNVDSIVGTSSSDIVTVDSFVPVLSKRLLNVLQPLHDTRNRHMAESLVHSNFAIIKYLAGHLVAQFKTTRGFRPPSPTKLIANLLGGHSRESSTSSSKAPGSATLLGEFPKMPPPRAGHARSNTLPSSFPGKEETPVKASAVGTIPSKVSNSPFAVLEQTFAAYVLALHCRSGNIVGRTLRTRDNVDRSSVNELYNVLLEDPAKLQAAAEVAVDTLFVAFETFMKNAWKEHMGPVLDPSGLQLLQSQFDTMYPREFEECFRKFLADMSPQNRRALASLIRLLADLLDASGSDGDRGALTAAFAEVLTVEGDPMQHISLLDRLVDDFDHLFDEFISGGSTLEGILTSELTRTTSQTPGSVGSNASSFRKRFGFGMHRENSGESKVASILRTLSKNKGPNESEAGTQRGSMLVRSKSIDVDTSLSSLLRPGSRDRSGASTSQEMLRRPGSAQEDPQSTMKGVSGSGVVRVRRKRRSSLSDLRPGTASTDVSNVSPSQAPRPTTPGSSSTNVQGELVTPSKSARPNTSHGSGSTVRSTSPLKGSPPPRLGSPNRRSPVRPVTPSRKENVDPKYTPSERSAMNKIEESVSPSSEPKRRPGMTRTPALKERVAQINGSETKRPLSSSLTKSQRLRLQSPQKLRDRLQTEKKTQYVEQSGLRDELELIGQELRELRPSPMRLQTDTAAIHGPLEDDGVTTAAVMTRMRNLELAFEALSEELNNRTSALEKDLESSLVVSEKRAKKLDELYRQASAENEALYDRFNLELSKLAREVRTGDGEDALKNQLSSAMDEIGRLKKENFRLKREVGGLRAQQAAVALLRASTD
- a CDS encoding Arf family guanine nucleotide exchange factor geaA (transcript_id=CADANIAT00002637), whose translation is MSSSSLPIAVDPVALVTTECITVTSAMRKHARWAHSSVAAILGSSTVSRVYDRDLSPSSSPLNGATPTRSRSRLSADDDHALANRWGLRGKRGKSIQDNPLISAFTRLRNDLKDCKDIKTFDAPALLHPFLQVVRSSSTSAAITSLALLALTKFFSYKIIDRNSPRISMAMQLLSAAITHCRFEASDSAADEIVLLRILKLMEGMLAGPEGELLGDESVCEMMETGLSMCCQVRLSEVLRRSAEIAMVNMCQVIFMRLSVLDATSTTADDETSPQERPDDAEQTNLKMDPSVDGTTVASQHPSAMGSDTAVTDRDHASYDSSTDQPLNGNAVAAPPNPEDDLGEEVSPYSLASIRELFRVLIDLLDPENRQHTDPMRVMALRIIDVALEVAGPSIARHPSLASLAQNDLCRHLFQLVRSENLAILTSSLRVAGTLILTCRSVLKLQQELYLSYLVACLHPRVEIPREPGIDPTLYEGVPQAPKLVKPPPSQSSSGRSTPVPVKDRQKLGLEGGSRKPETREAMVESIGVLARIPSFMVELFVNYDCEVDRADLCEDMIGLLSRSAFPDSATWSTTNVPPLCLDALLSYVQSIYDRLDEPPVTEGFPSNERLRKQRDTKRIIVHAAQKFNSDDPKGAIAYLTSHGVIENPDDPVQVARFLRGTTRLSKKVLGEFISKRSNEGLLNAFVDLLDFSGKSVVDGLRDLLGAFRLPGESALIERIVTTFSEKYIEKAQPSEVADKDSLFVLTYAIIMLNTTLYNPNMKAQSRMSCADFSKNLRGLNAGQDFAPEFLEKIYDSIKQNEIILPDEHDNKHAFDYAWRELLSKSASAGELVVGQTNVFDADMFAATWKPVVATLSYVFMSASDDAVYSRVVMGFDQCAQIVARYGLTEAFDRIIFSLASISTLATDSPPSTALNTEVQAGKKSVMVSELAVKFGRDFRAQLATVVLFRVLANNENSVQQSWTHIIQILRNLFINSLIPPFDSTLTAEFDIPPIPLQPPSQVVDRDGRGNDTGLLSAFTSYLSSYAADDPPEPSDEELDNTLCTVDCVSACSINDLLSNIRSLPLPTVTRIVESLLAQLPEESAPAVIVVKPERPLPSTRASARPDTSRGQYEPGMMYLLELAAILTLRDRQTIESLGEGLLASLQGFIRDARNLHSLALSRVTTYLLNLLRLSHVLPLDSLNDTLESVAVPIVKGLSRCVHDGSLLRNEITVSPDFWSILQRVHQHKEAAPLVFSLLKAVIDSNPPIVTADNYESAVSLANEFITAGSVGYIEERHRDAIVRRSKGVKQPRQSENEVVLRGVTAIGLIYHLTSRAPILIKQSHLEDGEAWSAYWSPIFHSLTSQCINPCRDIRHHAISTLQRSLLSVDIDTDKEWTAIFDQVLFPLILRLLKPEVFHSDPLGMGETRVQAATLVCKIFLRYLDQLPNASGMLELWLKILDILDRMMNSGQGDSLEEAIPESIKNIILVMADQGHLVPPHQDSSKENIWTETKKRLERFLPDLFEEVFPNVPAPKENLPVTSPKSDSPPHGIVPTSEHTADEKENQALVPETSKAEGQDTPERE